GATGCACATCTGGCATCACGCCCTCAACCTGCCCGAAGGACGGCAGCTAGGGGTGCACTTCGGGCTCACGCTGGCGATCTGGGACCACCTTTTCAAGACGGCCTACGTGCCGCACGACGGACGGGACATCCCCTTGGGCTTCCCCGGGGTGGAAACCTTCCCGCAGTCGTTTCTCGAGCAGGCTCGCTACGGCCTGGGGTGGAGGAAGCACCCGCCCGCCAAGGGAGCGCCTACCAGTCCGCCGTCGCCCGCTCGTAGGCCAGTCGTTCCTGGCGCCGATCGAGCTCGATAAGTAGCTCGGTGCGCTCGCTGTCGAGCCTGCCCTGCTCCTCGGCCAGCGCCTTCACCTGCGCGAGCAACTCGGCGCGACGGTCCACGGTGACACCGTCCCGGACCAACTCCGCCTCGGCGGCCTGCAACTCCTCCGCCAGTGCGGCCAGGCGCGCTTCGCGGCGTTGCAGCTGTTGCTCCGTGTCGCGCACGGCGGCAGCCACCTCCCAGATCTGTCGGCCGGCGTTCCAGGCGGCGAGGAAGTCCGCCTCCAGATCCCCTGGGCAGACGCCGCGGTAGGTCGCGCCGGACTGCCCTTGATCGAAGCCGTTGGCCGGTCGACAGAACTGGC
Above is a genomic segment from Pseudomonadota bacterium containing:
- a CDS encoding DUF2799 domain-containing protein, with the translated sequence MLRTVPLSRILRAGALALLAGQLAGCAHMNEAECQLADWRTIGFEDGARGADASRIGKHREVCARHGVAPDLVAYQNGRDEGLRQFCRPANGFDQGQSGATYRGVCPGDLEADFLAAWNAGRQIWEVAAAVRDTEQQLQRREARLAALAEELQAAEAELVRDGVTVDRRAELLAQVKALAEEQGRLDSERTELLIELDRRQERLAYERATADW